From Streptomyces sp. Edi4, one genomic window encodes:
- a CDS encoding alpha/beta fold hydrolase, which produces MDETTTPQSRHTLGHGDATPRVAHGRRTGGRRRRIALLTVAVLVVLLAGNTVSVRTETAQASGEQIMRVPGGDMHVVRTGPPGAPTVVLLHGLAGSTAWWDPLLPALGNLRVVRMDLLGHGKSAKPADGYGIADQARRVGAVLDKLGVRRAIVVGHSTGGTVATSLAEQRRDLVAAIALIDTGPRVDAFLGDSVAGRLMTTPVLGELLWRLRTDSLIRDGLDTAFTRKVRIPHQMIADIRGMTYRGLTATQEASTAYVKEQPIPDRLAGLGLPTLVIFGSQDRRWQPASAQDYRRVPHARIEILDGVGHTPMLEDPDTTGNLLRGFALESAPH; this is translated from the coding sequence ATGGATGAGACGACCACCCCACAGAGCCGGCACACCCTCGGCCACGGAGACGCGACGCCGCGCGTCGCGCACGGCCGACGGACGGGGGGCAGACGGCGGCGGATCGCGCTGCTGACCGTCGCCGTGCTGGTCGTCCTCCTCGCGGGGAACACGGTGTCCGTGCGCACGGAGACGGCCCAAGCCTCCGGCGAGCAGATCATGCGCGTTCCCGGCGGGGACATGCACGTCGTGCGGACTGGTCCGCCCGGCGCGCCCACCGTCGTCCTCCTGCACGGCCTGGCCGGCTCCACGGCATGGTGGGACCCGCTGCTCCCGGCGTTGGGGAACCTGCGCGTGGTGCGGATGGATCTGCTCGGGCACGGCAAGTCCGCCAAACCGGCCGATGGTTACGGCATCGCGGACCAGGCACGCCGGGTCGGTGCCGTACTGGACAAGCTGGGGGTGCGCCGCGCGATCGTCGTGGGGCATTCGACCGGGGGCACTGTCGCCACGTCGCTGGCCGAGCAGCGCCGCGACCTGGTGGCGGCCATCGCGCTGATCGATACCGGCCCGCGGGTGGACGCGTTCCTCGGCGACAGCGTCGCCGGCCGCCTGATGACGACGCCGGTGCTGGGGGAACTGCTCTGGCGGCTGCGTACCGACAGCTTGATCCGTGACGGGTTGGACACCGCCTTCACCCGCAAGGTAAGGATCCCCCATCAGATGATCGCCGACATCCGGGGCATGACGTACCGCGGCCTCACCGCGACCCAAGAGGCGTCCACCGCGTATGTGAAGGAGCAACCCATCCCTGACCGGCTCGCCGGTCTCGGCCTGCCCACACTGGTCATCTTCGGCTCCCAGGACCGGCGATGGCAGCCGGCCTCCGCCCAGGACTACCGCCGAGTCCCCCACGCCCGAATCGAGATCCTGGACGGTGTCGGTCACACACCCATGCTGGAGGACCCCGACACGACCGGTAACCTCCTGCGCGGCTTCGCTCTCGAATCCGCTCCGCACTGA
- a CDS encoding helix-turn-helix domain-containing protein — protein sequence MTAPPGRRERKKAATRQKIADTALRLFLERGYDAVGIRDVAAEADVAVTTLFSHFASKEALVFERDDDFEQRLTGAVAARAPHQPLIPVLRHEVEALVRHCTAQGAAPVWHMIEGSSALREYEESMRLRHAESLAAAIVEDGGLPQSATASRTIARFVIDAYAVAREAADPVAALDEIFAMIEAAWAAASPSDPTP from the coding sequence ATGACCGCTCCTCCCGGGCGTCGCGAGCGCAAGAAGGCCGCGACCCGCCAGAAGATCGCCGACACCGCGCTGCGGCTCTTTCTGGAGCGCGGATACGACGCGGTGGGCATCCGTGATGTCGCCGCCGAGGCCGACGTGGCGGTGACCACGCTCTTCTCCCACTTCGCCTCGAAAGAGGCCCTGGTGTTCGAGCGGGACGACGACTTCGAGCAGCGCCTGACGGGGGCGGTCGCCGCGCGCGCGCCGCACCAGCCGCTCATCCCCGTCCTGCGCCACGAGGTCGAGGCCCTGGTGCGTCACTGCACGGCACAGGGTGCGGCTCCGGTCTGGCACATGATCGAGGGGTCGTCGGCTCTGCGGGAGTACGAGGAGTCGATGCGGCTGCGCCACGCGGAGTCGCTGGCGGCGGCCATCGTCGAGGACGGGGGCCTGCCGCAGTCGGCGACGGCGTCCCGGACGATCGCGCGGTTCGTGATCGACGCGTACGCGGTGGCCCGTGAGGCGGCGGATCCGGTGGCCGCCCTGGACGAGATCTTCGCGATGATCGAGGCGGCCTGGGCCGCGGCGTCACCTTCCGACCCCACCCCGTAG
- a CDS encoding VOC family protein, with protein MTLALPLRLHHHAWITDDQEANRRFYEDVIGLPLVATWTEREVLSGAERAYSHALYGLADGSALAFFQFADPKDQAEFKTSIHATPLRHIAFKVEAETQDALRERVAAAGVAEANAHVIDHGFCVSLYITDPNGLILEFAVDHPDVEKIDAERRATAHADLARWLAGDHTSNNHWR; from the coding sequence ATGACACTGGCACTCCCCCTCCGCCTCCACCACCACGCCTGGATCACCGACGACCAGGAGGCCAACCGGCGCTTCTACGAAGACGTCATCGGGCTGCCGCTGGTGGCCACGTGGACCGAGCGTGAGGTGTTGTCCGGGGCCGAGCGCGCCTACAGCCACGCTCTTTACGGGCTGGCCGACGGCAGCGCGCTGGCCTTCTTCCAGTTCGCCGACCCCAAGGACCAGGCGGAGTTCAAGACCAGCATCCACGCGACCCCTTTGCGTCACATCGCCTTCAAGGTCGAGGCCGAGACCCAGGACGCCCTGCGCGAGCGCGTCGCCGCGGCCGGCGTCGCGGAGGCGAACGCGCACGTGATCGACCACGGCTTCTGCGTCTCGCTGTACATCACCGACCCGAACGGGCTGATATTGGAGTTCGCGGTCGATCACCCCGACGTGGAGAAGATCGACGCCGAGCGGCGCGCCACGGCACACGCCGACCTCGCCCGCTGGCTCGCGGGTGACCACACCAGCAACAACCACTGGCGCTGA
- a CDS encoding MerR family transcriptional regulator, whose protein sequence is MSNGVTIGQAASFAGVTVKTVRHYHKLGLVAEPERDSSGYRRYGSRELLHLVQARTLAGAGVPLAEIAPMLDADAARFRTALADVERRLTESIAELTARRDTLHRLADGDRALLPDRACALLERMADLGFGPNYVAAQREAMVLARALVPAGFEGFLAQLETGLDDPEYVDLTRRAQEAEAWDPDDPRVEELAGALANRYLANAAPRENDASLRAWAKASAQYQLINTHRADQAPVAARLTALTEAKLRAAGVPLPRR, encoded by the coding sequence ATGAGCAACGGGGTCACGATCGGGCAGGCGGCGTCGTTCGCCGGCGTCACCGTCAAGACGGTGCGGCACTATCACAAGCTAGGCCTGGTCGCGGAGCCGGAACGGGACAGCTCCGGCTACCGGCGTTACGGGTCGAGGGAGTTGCTGCACCTGGTGCAGGCGCGGACCCTGGCCGGCGCGGGGGTGCCGCTGGCCGAGATCGCGCCCATGCTCGACGCCGACGCGGCGCGGTTTCGTACCGCGCTCGCCGACGTCGAGCGCCGGCTCACCGAAAGCATCGCGGAGCTGACCGCGCGGCGCGACACCCTGCACCGGCTCGCCGACGGCGACCGGGCGCTGCTGCCCGACCGGGCCTGCGCGCTGCTGGAGCGGATGGCGGACCTCGGCTTCGGTCCGAACTACGTGGCCGCGCAACGCGAGGCCATGGTGCTGGCCCGCGCGCTGGTGCCCGCGGGGTTCGAGGGATTCCTGGCCCAGCTGGAGACCGGGCTCGACGACCCCGAGTACGTCGATCTGACCAGGCGGGCCCAGGAGGCGGAGGCCTGGGACCCGGACGATCCGCGCGTCGAGGAGCTGGCCGGCGCCCTGGCGAACCGCTACCTCGCCAACGCCGCCCCGCGCGAAAACGACGCGAGCCTGCGGGCGTGGGCGAAGGCCTCGGCCCAGTACCAGCTGATCAACACCCACCGCGCCGACCAGGCACCGGTCGCGGCCCGCCTGACCGCCCTCACCGAAGCCAAGCTCCGCGCGGCGGGAGTGCCGCTGCCCAGGCGGTGA
- a CDS encoding VOC family protein, whose protein sequence is MSHSWPSHLDVGAVRFARPTAKYDDVLVFYRDVLGLPVLAQWRGHHGYDGVVLGLPGTPVHMELLQHGDPPRIPEPDPENQLVLYLRGPEAVATAARRLGEHGHSPVPAANPYWPERGAVVFEDPDGWLVVLAPWVFGEQPPPSAS, encoded by the coding sequence ATGTCGCACTCATGGCCCAGCCATCTCGATGTAGGAGCGGTCCGGTTCGCTCGGCCGACCGCCAAGTACGACGACGTCCTGGTCTTCTACCGGGACGTGCTCGGACTGCCGGTACTCGCGCAATGGCGCGGCCACCACGGCTACGACGGTGTCGTGCTCGGCCTGCCCGGCACCCCGGTGCACATGGAACTCCTCCAGCACGGCGATCCGCCCCGGATTCCCGAGCCCGACCCGGAGAACCAGCTCGTGCTCTATCTGCGCGGCCCCGAAGCCGTCGCCACGGCCGCCCGCAGGCTGGGCGAGCACGGGCACAGCCCGGTCCCTGCCGCGAATCCGTACTGGCCAGAACGCGGCGCGGTGGTCTTCGAGGACCCGGACGGCTGGCTCGTCGTCCTGGCACCGTGGGTCTTCGGCGAGCAGCCCCCGCCGTCGGCCTCCTGA
- a CDS encoding NADP-dependent oxidoreductase gives MKKVSFEEFGGPDVLRLIDAEEPHAGPGRIRVAVRAAGVNPVDWRIREGQVLGAHPITLPSGVGIDAAGIVDEVGEGVEGVVIGDRVFGEGVDTYAEFAVLSAWAPMPEGLTFEEAAGYPSVVETALRIIRESGVRPGQTLLVSGASGGVGSAVLHIARERGIRVIGTAGAANQDYLRTLGAVATTYGEGWVERVRLLGPVDAALDLAGSGVLRELVALTGDPGKVVSIADLAAPEFGVRFSGVAGSVPEALAVAAELIARGELHIPVEKAYALADAAAAHIDSQAGHTRGRRVLVI, from the coding sequence ATGAAGAAAGTGAGCTTCGAAGAGTTCGGCGGCCCGGACGTCCTGCGCCTCATCGACGCCGAGGAACCCCACGCGGGCCCCGGCCGGATACGCGTCGCCGTGCGGGCGGCCGGTGTCAACCCCGTGGACTGGAGGATTCGGGAGGGCCAGGTCCTCGGCGCCCACCCGATCACGCTGCCTTCCGGGGTGGGCATCGACGCCGCGGGGATCGTGGACGAGGTGGGGGAGGGTGTCGAAGGGGTCGTGATCGGCGACCGCGTGTTCGGAGAAGGGGTGGACACCTACGCCGAGTTCGCCGTGCTGTCGGCGTGGGCCCCGATGCCCGAGGGTCTGACGTTCGAGGAGGCGGCGGGGTACCCCTCGGTGGTGGAGACCGCGCTGCGGATCATCCGCGAGAGCGGGGTGCGGCCCGGGCAGACGCTGCTGGTCAGCGGCGCGTCCGGAGGGGTTGGTTCCGCGGTCCTGCACATCGCCCGCGAGCGCGGCATCAGAGTGATCGGCACGGCGGGGGCCGCGAACCAGGACTACCTGCGCACCCTGGGCGCCGTCGCGACGACGTACGGCGAGGGCTGGGTCGAGCGCGTCCGGCTGCTCGGCCCGGTGGACGCGGCGCTCGATCTGGCCGGCTCCGGCGTGCTCCGTGAACTCGTCGCGCTGACGGGGGACCCGGGCAAGGTGGTCTCCATCGCCGACCTCGCAGCGCCGGAGTTCGGCGTCCGCTTCTCCGGAGTGGCCGGAAGCGTGCCGGAAGCGCTCGCCGTGGCCGCCGAGCTCATCGCGCGGGGAGAACTGCACATCCCGGTCGAGAAGGCGTACGCCCTCGCGGACGCGGCGGCGGCGCACATCGACAGCCAGGCGGGACACACGCGGGGCCGCCGGGTGCTGGTGATCTGA
- a CDS encoding acetylornithine transaminase, with the protein MTDNYGTPKLALVRGEGATVWDADGAAYTDFVGGIAVNALGHAHPAVVRAVSEQIATLGHVANLYAAEPPVALAERLLQLFGRPGRVFFCNSGAEANEAAFKIGRLTGRTRMVATHGAFHGRTMGALALTGQPGKQEPFRPLPGDVTHVPFGDVEALRAAVTEETALVVIEPIQGEIGVVVPPAGYLRAAREITRATGTLLVLDEVQTGIGRTGAWFEYQRHEGVEPDVVTLAKALGGGLPIGATVAFGPAADLLEPGMHGTTFGGNPIACAAGLAVLDTLAADRVLDQVKRTGEKLREGIEALAHPLVSHVRGAGLLLGIVLNEPLAPQVQQAAQGAGFLVNAPAPDVVRLMPPLVIGDAEVDAFVRALPGILGAAGGDGRSGE; encoded by the coding sequence ATGACGGACAACTACGGCACGCCGAAGCTCGCGCTCGTACGCGGTGAGGGCGCCACGGTGTGGGACGCGGACGGCGCCGCCTACACCGACTTCGTGGGCGGCATCGCGGTCAACGCGCTCGGGCACGCCCATCCGGCCGTCGTGCGGGCGGTCTCCGAGCAGATCGCGACGCTCGGCCATGTCGCCAACCTGTATGCGGCGGAGCCTCCCGTGGCGCTCGCCGAACGCCTCCTTCAGCTCTTCGGGCGGCCCGGACGCGTCTTCTTCTGCAATTCCGGCGCCGAGGCCAACGAGGCCGCGTTCAAGATCGGCCGGCTGACCGGGCGCACCCGGATGGTCGCCACCCACGGCGCCTTCCACGGCCGGACGATGGGCGCGCTCGCGCTGACGGGGCAGCCGGGCAAGCAGGAGCCGTTCCGGCCGCTGCCCGGCGACGTCACCCATGTGCCGTTCGGCGACGTCGAGGCGCTGCGGGCGGCCGTCACCGAGGAGACCGCCCTCGTGGTCATCGAGCCGATCCAGGGCGAGATCGGCGTGGTCGTCCCGCCGGCCGGCTATCTGCGGGCCGCCCGTGAGATCACCCGCGCCACCGGGACGCTGCTCGTCCTGGACGAGGTCCAGACCGGCATCGGCCGGACCGGCGCCTGGTTCGAGTACCAGCGGCACGAGGGGGTCGAGCCGGACGTCGTCACGCTCGCGAAGGCGCTCGGCGGGGGGCTGCCCATCGGCGCCACCGTCGCGTTCGGCCCGGCGGCCGATCTGCTGGAGCCCGGAATGCACGGCACCACCTTCGGTGGCAACCCCATCGCCTGCGCCGCGGGTCTCGCCGTACTCGACACCCTCGCGGCCGACCGCGTACTCGACCAGGTCAAGCGGACCGGCGAGAAGCTGCGGGAGGGAATCGAGGCGCTGGCGCACCCGCTGGTCTCCCATGTCCGTGGTGCGGGGCTGCTGCTGGGTATCGTGCTCAACGAGCCCCTCGCACCTCAGGTGCAGCAGGCGGCTCAGGGTGCCGGCTTCCTGGTCAACGCGCCCGCGCCCGATGTCGTACGGCTCATGCCGCCGCTCGTCATCGGCGACGCGGAGGTGGATGCGTTCGTCCGGGCGCTGCCCGGCATCCTTGGAGCAGCAGGCGGGGACGGACGATCCGGAGAATGA
- the argC gene encoding N-acetyl-gamma-glutamyl-phosphate reductase has protein sequence MAAVRAAVAGASGYAGGELLRLLVGHPGVEIGALTANSNAGQVLGALQPQLGPLAHRVLEPTTAEVLAGHDVVFLALPHGQSAAVAERLGDDVLVVDMGADFRLRDAGDWEKFYGSAHAGTWPYGLPELPGGRAALESARRIAVPGCYPTAVSLALFPAYRDGLVEPDAVIVAATGTSGAGKALKPHLLGSEVMGSMSPYGVGGGHRHTPEMIQNLSAVAGEDVTVSFTPTLAPMPRGILATCSAKAKPGVGAESVRAAYEKAFADEPFVRLLPEGQWPATASVYGSNAVHVQVAYDESAGRVIAISAIDNLTKGTAGGAVQSMNIALGLEEGLGLPTVGVAP, from the coding sequence ATGGCGGCGGTACGTGCGGCAGTGGCGGGGGCCAGTGGGTATGCGGGCGGGGAACTGCTCCGGCTGCTCGTCGGGCATCCCGGGGTCGAGATCGGGGCGCTGACCGCGAACTCCAACGCCGGGCAGGTGCTCGGCGCGCTCCAGCCGCAGTTGGGTCCGTTGGCCCACCGGGTCCTGGAGCCGACCACCGCCGAGGTGCTGGCCGGGCACGACGTCGTATTTCTCGCGCTGCCGCACGGACAGTCCGCGGCGGTCGCCGAACGGCTCGGTGACGACGTCCTCGTCGTGGACATGGGAGCCGACTTCCGCCTTCGTGACGCCGGGGACTGGGAGAAGTTCTACGGCTCGGCGCACGCCGGGACCTGGCCCTACGGGCTGCCCGAACTGCCGGGCGGGCGGGCCGCGTTGGAGTCGGCGCGGCGGATCGCGGTGCCGGGCTGCTACCCGACCGCCGTCTCGCTCGCCCTGTTCCCCGCCTACCGGGACGGGCTCGTCGAGCCCGACGCGGTGATCGTCGCGGCCACCGGCACCTCCGGCGCGGGCAAGGCGCTCAAGCCCCATCTGCTGGGCAGCGAGGTGATGGGCTCGATGTCCCCCTACGGCGTCGGCGGCGGCCACCGGCACACCCCCGAGATGATCCAGAACCTGAGCGCGGTGGCCGGCGAGGACGTCACCGTGTCCTTCACGCCCACCCTCGCGCCGATGCCCCGCGGCATCCTCGCCACCTGTTCCGCCAAGGCGAAGCCCGGCGTCGGCGCCGAGAGCGTACGGGCGGCGTACGAGAAGGCCTTCGCGGACGAGCCGTTCGTGCGTCTGCTGCCCGAGGGGCAGTGGCCCGCGACCGCGTCCGTGTACGGGTCCAACGCCGTCCACGTGCAGGTCGCGTACGACGAGAGCGCCGGCCGCGTCATCGCGATCAGCGCCATCGACAACCTCACCAAGGGCACCGCCGGCGGCGCGGTGCAGAGCATGAACATCGCCCTCGGGCTCGAGGAGGGCCTGGGCCTGCCGACGGTCGGAGTCGCACCGTGA
- a CDS encoding serine hydrolase domain-containing protein, with protein sequence MSTPVHATANSPFFATTSRPGRDCPHLRKVLDEVTAGGFLGVQLRVRDERGEWVAGAGAGGLDGSAGPVTDGHFRIGSTTKSFVATVVLLLVAEGRIGLDAPAADHLPEFGLDRRITVRMLLRHTSGIFNHTGELYEDGTIVLGVPWQGKEWVEKRFATYRPEDLVRLSLSKPARFAPGTGWSYANTNYVLARLVIERVTGRTFAEELSRLVLRPLGLTGTLAPGDSPEIPAPHNHGYYRYEDAGQERIVDVTRQNPSWVGAGGDMISTTGDLATYFSALMGGRLLPAGLLAEMRTPEATVGYGLGVFAQETGSGTVFHHNGATMGSAALMYASADGRTVLTAGLTWVDDADLTIAPAFRAAQQRFVEAVFSGRLAG encoded by the coding sequence ATGAGCACCCCTGTCCACGCCACCGCCAACTCCCCCTTTTTCGCCACCACTTCGCGCCCGGGCCGGGACTGTCCGCATCTGCGCAAGGTGCTCGACGAGGTGACCGCGGGCGGTTTCCTCGGCGTCCAGCTCCGGGTGCGCGACGAGCGGGGCGAATGGGTCGCGGGGGCGGGGGCGGGCGGGCTGGACGGGAGCGCAGGACCGGTGACGGACGGCCACTTCCGTATCGGCAGCACCACCAAGAGCTTCGTCGCTACCGTGGTGCTGCTGCTGGTCGCCGAGGGCAGGATCGGTCTCGACGCCCCGGCCGCCGACCACCTCCCCGAGTTCGGTCTCGACCGGCGGATCACCGTACGCATGCTGCTGCGGCACACCAGCGGCATCTTCAACCACACCGGCGAGCTCTACGAGGACGGCACGATCGTGCTCGGGGTGCCCTGGCAGGGCAAGGAGTGGGTGGAGAAGCGGTTCGCGACGTACCGGCCGGAGGACCTGGTGCGCCTGTCGCTGTCCAAGCCGGCCCGGTTCGCACCCGGTACGGGCTGGAGCTACGCCAACACCAACTACGTCCTGGCCCGGCTGGTGATCGAACGTGTCACGGGGCGTACGTTCGCCGAGGAGCTGAGCCGGCTCGTCCTGCGTCCGCTCGGGCTGACCGGCACGCTCGCGCCGGGCGACTCCCCGGAGATCCCCGCGCCGCACAACCACGGTTACTACCGTTACGAGGACGCCGGTCAGGAGCGGATCGTGGACGTCACCCGGCAGAACCCGTCCTGGGTCGGAGCCGGCGGCGACATGATCTCGACCACCGGGGACCTCGCCACCTATTTCTCCGCGCTGATGGGCGGCAGGCTGCTTCCGGCCGGGCTGCTGGCCGAGATGCGCACGCCGGAGGCGACCGTCGGTTACGGCCTCGGGGTCTTCGCCCAGGAGACGGGGAGCGGCACCGTCTTCCACCACAATGGCGCCACCATGGGCTCGGCGGCGCTGATGTACGCGAGTGCCGACGGCCGTACGGTCCTGACGGCCGGGCTGACGTGGGTCGACGACGCCGATCTGACGATCGCGCCGGCCTTCCGGGCCGCTCAACAGCGCTTCGTGGAGGCGGTGTTCTCGGGCAGACTGGCCGGATGA
- a CDS encoding AraC family transcriptional regulator, giving the protein MRPVRGTASPTATWEIERPARATALPGVDMAGFRIRGDGSTELRAIPHPAVTVAVEFGDRPFDIDGAGGPVRSGSLAAGLSFSVFRIQAEAIACVQIRLSPLVAYPVLGLPLGELGAGVIGLDDLWGRDATRLRERLHQARTWPERFALIDTELLTRLHAGKVADPEVAWAWRHIVASHGRVRVRDLAAGTGWSRQRMWSRFGSQIGLAPKRVGMLVRFDQAVHRLAQGHTPAQVAADCGYSDQSHLHHEVRAFTGTPPSAAANEPWLAVDDTAWPTRGGPA; this is encoded by the coding sequence GTGCGGCCAGTTCGCGGGACGGCAAGCCCCACCGCCACCTGGGAGATCGAGCGCCCGGCGCGGGCCACCGCGCTGCCCGGTGTCGACATGGCGGGCTTCCGTATTCGCGGCGACGGCTCGACCGAACTGCGAGCCATCCCGCACCCCGCCGTCACGGTGGCCGTCGAGTTCGGTGACCGCCCGTTCGACATCGACGGCGCGGGCGGCCCCGTACGGTCGGGCAGCCTGGCCGCCGGGCTGTCCTTCAGCGTGTTCCGGATACAAGCCGAGGCCATCGCGTGTGTGCAGATACGCCTGTCTCCGCTTGTCGCGTACCCCGTACTCGGGCTGCCCCTCGGCGAATTGGGCGCGGGCGTCATCGGACTCGACGACCTGTGGGGCCGCGACGCGACGCGCCTGCGGGAGCGGCTTCACCAGGCGCGCACATGGCCGGAGCGCTTCGCGCTGATCGACACAGAGCTGTTGACCCGGCTCCACGCCGGCAAGGTGGCCGATCCCGAGGTGGCCTGGGCCTGGCGCCATATCGTCGCAAGCCATGGCCGAGTTCGCGTGCGTGACCTCGCGGCCGGGACCGGGTGGAGTCGCCAGCGTATGTGGTCACGTTTCGGCTCGCAGATCGGCCTGGCGCCCAAACGCGTCGGCATGCTGGTGCGCTTCGATCAGGCCGTCCACCGCCTGGCCCAGGGGCACACACCCGCGCAGGTGGCCGCGGACTGTGGGTACTCCGATCAGTCCCACCTCCATCACGAGGTCCGCGCGTTCACCGGGACACCCCCCAGCGCCGCCGCGAACGAACCGTGGCTGGCTGTCGACGACACAGCCTGGCCAACTCGGGGCGGACCGGCCTGA
- the argJ gene encoding bifunctional glutamate N-acetyltransferase/amino-acid acetyltransferase ArgJ, whose product MSVTAAKGFQASGIAAGIKQNGNPDLAVVVNTGPRVAAAGVFTSNRVKAAPVLWSEQVLKGGEVRAVVLNSGGANACTGPQGFQDTHATAEKAAAALDAAGYDETGAGTVAVASTGLIGTLLPMDKLLPGIDKAVAQLSDHGGEKAAIAIKTTDTVHKTSAVTRDGWTVGGMAKGAGMLAPGLATMLVVLTTDADLDAATLDKALRDATRQTFDRVDSDGCMSTNDTVLLLASGASQVAPAYSEFAEAVVAVCDDLARQLIGDAEGASKDIRIEVINAASEDDAVEVGRSIARNNLLKCAIHGEDPNWGRVLSAIGTTKAAFEPDLLNVAINGVWVCKNGSVGEDRDLVDMRFREVRITADLAAGTSEPVVIWANDLTADYVHENSAYSS is encoded by the coding sequence GTGAGCGTGACGGCAGCCAAGGGATTCCAGGCGTCGGGCATCGCCGCCGGGATCAAGCAGAACGGCAACCCGGACCTGGCCGTCGTGGTCAACACCGGGCCCCGCGTCGCCGCCGCGGGCGTCTTCACCTCCAACCGCGTCAAGGCGGCCCCGGTCCTGTGGTCCGAGCAGGTCCTCAAGGGCGGCGAGGTGCGCGCGGTGGTCCTCAACTCCGGTGGCGCCAACGCCTGTACGGGCCCCCAGGGCTTCCAGGACACGCACGCCACGGCCGAGAAGGCCGCCGCCGCCCTCGACGCCGCCGGGTACGACGAGACCGGCGCGGGCACCGTCGCCGTCGCCTCCACCGGCCTCATCGGCACCCTGCTCCCCATGGACAAGCTGCTGCCCGGCATCGACAAGGCCGTGGCCCAGCTCAGCGACCACGGCGGCGAGAAGGCCGCCATCGCCATCAAGACCACCGACACCGTGCACAAGACGAGCGCCGTCACCCGGGACGGCTGGACGGTCGGCGGCATGGCCAAGGGCGCGGGCATGCTCGCGCCCGGGCTCGCCACCATGCTCGTCGTGCTCACCACCGACGCCGATCTCGACGCGGCCACCCTCGACAAGGCGCTGCGCGACGCCACGCGGCAGACCTTCGACCGGGTGGACTCCGACGGCTGCATGTCCACGAACGACACGGTGCTCCTGCTCGCCTCCGGCGCGTCCCAAGTGGCGCCCGCCTACAGCGAGTTCGCCGAGGCGGTGGTGGCCGTCTGCGACGACCTGGCGCGCCAGCTCATCGGCGACGCCGAGGGCGCATCCAAGGACATCCGCATCGAGGTGATCAACGCCGCGAGCGAGGACGACGCCGTGGAGGTGGGCCGCTCCATCGCCCGCAACAACCTCCTCAAGTGCGCCATCCACGGCGAGGACCCCAACTGGGGCCGGGTGCTCTCCGCGATCGGCACCACGAAGGCGGCCTTCGAGCCGGACCTGCTCAACGTCGCCATCAACGGCGTGTGGGTCTGCAAGAACGGCTCCGTCGGCGAGGACCGCGACCTGGTCGACATGCGCTTCAGGGAGGTCAGGATCACCGCCGACCTCGCCGCGGGCACCAGCGAGCCCGTCGTCATCTGGGCCAACGACCTCACCGCCGACTACGTCCACGAGAACAGCGCGTACAGCTCATGA
- the argB gene encoding acetylglutamate kinase, whose protein sequence is MSTRKHTALPKAQILIEALPWLTRHHGKTVVIKFGGNAMVDEELKRAFAQDVVFLRQSGLKPVVVHGGGPQISAQLDRHGLVSEFKAGLRVTTPEAMDVVRMVLAGQVQRELVGLLNEHGPLAVGMTGEDAHTITATQHRPEIDGELVDIGRVGQITAIDPGAITALLDDGRIPVISSIARSQDDGHVYNVNADTAAAALAAALGAETLMVLTDVEGLYEDWPNSDEVISKLTATQLEKLLPELSSGMVPKMEGCLFAVRNGVNTARVIDGRVQHSILLEIFTDEGIGTMVVPDARGTRGGTR, encoded by the coding sequence ATGAGCACGCGCAAACACACCGCCCTGCCCAAGGCGCAGATCCTCATCGAGGCGCTGCCCTGGCTGACCCGGCACCACGGCAAGACCGTCGTCATCAAGTTCGGCGGCAACGCCATGGTCGACGAGGAGCTGAAGCGCGCGTTCGCGCAGGACGTGGTGTTCCTGAGGCAGTCGGGCCTCAAGCCCGTCGTCGTGCACGGCGGGGGACCACAGATCAGCGCGCAGCTCGACAGGCACGGCCTGGTCAGCGAGTTCAAGGCGGGCCTTCGGGTCACCACCCCCGAGGCCATGGATGTGGTGCGCATGGTGCTCGCCGGGCAGGTGCAGCGCGAACTGGTCGGGCTGCTCAACGAGCACGGGCCGCTCGCGGTCGGCATGACCGGCGAGGACGCCCACACCATCACCGCCACCCAGCACCGGCCGGAGATCGACGGCGAGCTCGTCGACATCGGCCGGGTGGGCCAGATCACCGCGATCGACCCGGGCGCGATCACGGCGCTCCTGGACGACGGCCGCATCCCGGTCATCTCCTCGATCGCCCGCTCCCAGGACGACGGACATGTCTACAACGTCAATGCTGATACGGCGGCTGCGGCACTTGCGGCTGCGCTGGGCGCCGAGACCCTGATGGTCCTCACCGACGTCGAGGGCCTGTACGAGGACTGGCCGAACAGCGACGAGGTGATCAGCAAACTGACCGCCACGCAGCTGGAGAAGCTGCTGCCCGAGCTCTCCAGTGGCATGGTCCCCAAGATGGAGGGCTGTCTGTTCGCCGTGCGCAACGGGGTCAACACCGCGCGCGTGATCGACGGCCGGGTCCAGCACTCGATCCTGCTGGAGATCTTCACGGATGAAGGCATCGGCACGATGGTCGTGCCGGACGCACGGGGAACCCGAGGGGGAACGCGGTGA